The Branchiostoma lanceolatum isolate klBraLanc5 chromosome 1, klBraLanc5.hap2, whole genome shotgun sequence genomic sequence GGATGTCTTCGACGGTGTACAGACGATCTGTGTCGTTAGGCGGCGCTTCTAACTTCTCGTCGACAAGTGCATCTTTTGTCACCATTTCTGGGATGGAGATCGGTTCCACACCTTTGGTTGGAAACTTTGGTTGGTCTGTAACCTCACCATGGCGTTCTCTCTCGAACTGCCGCAACCCTTCTTCTATATGTCGTTCACCCTGTACAACGTCTGGGTCCCACTGTCTTCATTATCAGAATCTACGACAAACACAAAGCAGAATGAATAGGATACATTTGATTACTAGAGACAGATAaaatcctatatatatatatgatggtGTACAAGTGTGTTCTCTCTTTCAAATACTGGTACAGTTGTGTCGTTGTTTTTCGAATTTCGATTGTGTACTTTGACAATGCGCTGCTTTGATCAACATGAACATAACAAACTATCCAATCCGAACCTCACCCCCTCCACAATCCTGGCTATGTGATGAACTAATCCTCTAACGATGAATTTGGCAGTCTTTATGTTTCTTAAGTCCCCTCCCCTTGAAATGATATATTACACGAATTAAGTTCACCCAAAAAGGAGATCTCTCAGTGGTCGCGAGTCAAGGCGAGAGTAACTGTCCaatggcatgaactatctatcTAAACTGAAGTGAAAACTTCttatctactactagtatttatcTCACCTTGTGCTTCTGCCTTTGGACTGTAGTGATCCTCATCACTGATATAGAACAGAACTGTATCCCCGATGTCTGACATGGTGATGCTAAGTTGTCGCAGATTTGGAATCCAGCGTATGGCTGAAAGTCAAGCTCTCCCAAAACAAGATCACACCTCTTCTTTTACTGACTGACTGCGCAGATTGTTTTGGGGGCAACACTGTAACAGTCAGGATGGATGACCTGTTCTACAACACACTACGTCTAAACAATGGAAGTGTCGCCATGGAGACGGTTGTTCGATAAAACGATGGTACGGTATTCTGGAATGCCACGAGTCATCCGCTGAAGCGTTCGATGGACCAAGGGTATTATTTTTAAGTCCTTGTCTATGAActataacgggggttgccctaacttatgacgcgccctaacatgtgacggatttttttagtgatcttattatgcataagtacgccgtgtttgtgtccactgactatgctcataaggaaggtaaataaaccaagttcatgcacataattgttatttgcattcaaaacatatgtatacatattcatttcttgttttgtcaagAATAGTatattgacaataatgatggcaacgctgagtagagggtcactgcatAGCTAGaaggcccggcacctaaatatacgacctgtgccaagcagatatacaactatcatacacataagaaatgtAACTTCatgaaacacaaaaaaaatgggtctttaagtgtttgttgagaagaaaaccgatcaaagaaaacaacgttaacatcgctgccgtctggcgacgttgttttcccgccatttttttgggccgcgatggtggcggacggcgattcaacgcacggctttgtaacgctctaacatgtgattggtaccgtctatgaaaaggaaactgaatacagagatggcgaagatatttcccaataagtaggcggagtattgttgatgtaagcggtgttgttttttcgtaatgattttgtaagtcgggtcgcatgcaagacgtacgtcgggccgcgcgcaaagtgcgtagtagcctatttcccgtcaaaacatgagctgggatgcgctagatatagcccttctcacatgacgtgagaagtgcacacagtcaaaattttccggtcaaaagaaagccataatatagcagacttcaatccttatttacatttccctcacttcatcaccaacttccgaagagagcaaaattaccaaagcgtaataagtcaggcgcactatctggcgtagcactaaatcagaaggtacattcgtgaaaatgtctcacatcGTCTTCCGCATTTAACGCGGAGCGTggagggcccatgaacagtatgactAAATTTCTTgaccaagtatggtctttagatgaatgtgttcaaaaatcattcattgaagcatgaccattctctggcaaccagcaatggagcgccgtgagttcaaGCGCGTAAAAAAGACGtcatatgtttgggcaccccccgttagcTATTTTGTCAGTATGCCATATTTCAAGggttggtacaaaatgtatgatccCTCAATCTGCTGAGTGCATTGATACAAGTGCAAGTTACTTCATATATCTGGAAGCCTACATTGACAGTACACATGGTTATAACGCCCTTTTCTAATTGTCCTCTCCTTTTCTAGGACAATGGAAACTGGTAGGCGTGGAAAACACTCTTTTTCTAACACAGTTACACAACTCAACAGATATTGAAAAAACACGATATCTCTTTTAAGAAACTCAACCAATTTTCGTTCATAATTacattcgccaagaaggttatatttttgtgtgtatgtgaatATGtgtgtctatgtacatgtatatgtatgtgtttgtgtgtggatgaacagcacaACTCAAGAAGATGGTGGATtgccttgatatttggtatattgaTTAGACctggaaattattagattttgggcccaaAGCGGCTTATTCATtgacggtactgcagtggaacttcttgttttgatttcttgtgttctggacatgtcatggtcatttgcataatctataatAGTAATAAAATACTATAACCTAAGATGAGGTTGAcaaatcatcatgatttgtggtatgtagatagcttaagtgatgcttggtATAATcaaatggtaattatgcaaatgagattctCATTTTATAAACCCGGTGCATTTCATGATAGTACTAATTACTCACTTggcatttgtaactaaggaagagagggatgttgatagaaaatatgaaaatgaaaacctAATTTTCATGATTAATAAGAAACTACTATTATTCCATACTGGCAGAAGGCAGCAATTTCATACTTCTTGCatctggaagttatgtgaatgcgAACATCGTTGaattcaaattatgctaatgatgagctcatttgcaaaattgatgataAAATGCTTGAATTGCCTgccatactttggacaacttatgttattttggTGGATAAGAGGATCAACTGATATGtttcaatcatgcaaatgaggaccttatttgcataatcaatgaaaagcaCTCCTAATGCGTCAGTCATGAAGGTCAAaaccatttggcgaaggtatgaagGACGTGGAACTCtagcccaactagccggaggctgttactaagggcaaacccatgtgcggccatggGACTGTAGGTCgtaagccgttccattgtgtgactgtagcactactgcTTCAGACGCGAACTCAAAACGAccacattttctccctaccgcaaaattaaagtATAGTTCTATCAATGTCCTGACTTTTCAAACCATTTCCAGTTCTTACGTTCTGCGAGCATTTAAACATCAGTCGGTGAGAGAGGTGTGCGGGTTCGTTCTTGTGCACCCTAGCTATCTCCGCGAACCACCAGGACATGGGAAAATATTTGCTGAGGACTGACCTTTGTATCTACGGCTGGTTATGACACTGtagcggaacttctggttttgatatctcgtgttctggacaagttGAGGTCTTTAATTTTTGCTGGTGGACACTGGTATTGTGCTCTGAGAGAAGTGACATACGTTCGGACCATCTAGCAGCTTACTCCAGAACTGCAGAGGtctttttgttaaaaaaaaggataGTTGGAGAAAGGATGGGAGGAATCACGGACTTTTACAGTATAAATAGCTTAGACATcgatgtacacaatgatatgtaaatcatgcaaaacagGACTACATTTACAGACTTAATGAGGAAATTGTATCATTATATCAGTGTTTTCAAAGTAACTTTTGtcctagacatgctatggtctagATATCTGGTAGCAAATAAATGTAGGACAAATACATATACCATAACGCCACAATATATGAAAGAACACTTCTAAAGTGCTTCAAACAACCCTTTATTGACCAGCATcttttaaatatttcttaacCTTATCAACGTTTAGTTAAGGTGTATAgccaaaatacaaaatacttaAATCTGCAAACATACTTGAAAGCAATTGAAGATACAATAATAGGAACTTGAACGGCGTACACCGACAGCAACTAACTTGGGAAGTTGCCAGAAAAAACCTGTTATGCCACGTGGAAAAAGTTGATAGACTTGGAAAAACATTCTGAAACGACCAGATGTCCGTCGTGAGTCATCGTCAGTCCCATAGGATAGTACAGCCCGTGTTCCTCCCGTGTCAGCACGTGTCTGATAAAAGTGCCGTCCCGACTGAACAGGGAAACACGATGGTTGACATTGTCAGCCACGATGATGTTGTCCTCGCTGTCCGTGATGACACAGCGGGGACCGTACAGCCGACCGGGCCCCGAGCCGAATGAGCCGCATGTGAAGAGATGACGACCGGCGGGGTCAAATATCTTTATCTTGTGGTTGTCCCAGTCACTGACGATGATTTGTTGGCTGCTGTTGACGGTCACATAGAGGTTGGAACACAACTgctgctgaccttgacctctgtCCCCGAACTTCAGCATGACGTGACAGCTGGCAGGACTGAGGATAAAACCTGGTGCCCGATAGTGACGATGATGCGCCCCAAACCGTCGGCAGCGACGCCTTGTGTAGTTTTACATGTCTCTGCAGCCCCTGTCACATGAATGGCACGTGACTCCCTCCCCTGTTTGTCCAGTACGTGAATCCTGTGTCCGTCACCTGTCACCAACAGCTCGCCGTTTGTCAGCGCCGCCACACACCATGGCCAAAACCCCAGATCGACCTTCCTCTTGAACGACCCATCTTTGCCCAGAAATTGCAGGCGTGAGTTAAAGCGATCACTCACCACAATGTCTCCATCCGATGTGACAGCAAGCGATGTCGGAGCGCTGAACTGTCCATCTCCACTGCCTCCCTCTCCAGCAGTTCTGACGAGTTGTAGCCTTGCGCCTCCATTCCCCAACACCACGTTCGCTTGTACCTGCGCGATTTGAGGTGAGCACAAAGATGTTCTCACCTCGTCAGTAGCAGCTTGATCGAATTGCAGGTCTTGAATTGTGACAACTTTGTGGGTTCTAGTCGCTTTGAACCTACGGTGCATGTCGTCACACAGTAAAACTGAGCCGAGTTCCCGACCTCACAGACCGTACAAGGGACTCCATCCTCCCGCGCCTCGGAAGTTTTCCCCTTTGGCTGTTGTTGCAGAATGTCGCGCAGTTTGCCGACGAGAAAGTTGGACTTCAGTCCCTGGACGCCACTCTGGGGGAGGGTCACGTCCTGTCGGCATGTTGGACAGTCCAGTCTCCCTACCGGCTCAGTGGCCAGGAGCTTCTCCAAACATGGCTGgcagaaggtgtgaagacacgGCAGCATCTTAGGCTGCTTGAAGTCCTCCAAACAGACCCGGCAGACTAGAAATTCGTCGGTAAGATCGCTGATCACATTGGACGCCATTTTCACAATGTAGTATCCGCACCCACTTAAACTGGAAGGACAAGTAGAAAGACAAGGTGCCAAAGCTCTTCAAACCGACATTCCCCAGCACACAATGCACTTCCAATGGGCATGTACAGCCTCAGGCATCTGTTCAGGTTAAAACGTGAGGTCATCGATATCGTCCTAACGACCTCGCGATAAAGGAGCTAGTCCGTTCTCGTGCCCCCTCCAGGCATGTTGGCAGAACGTTAAGTAGTAAGATCTACTGACGTGTAAAACTAGTGGAACCCGGACCGTGTATGTGCCACACACGGCGTCTATTTCCGCACTCTCGCAGTGGATAGTTTCGCGTGGCTCTATacgttttgtttctttatgctctccgcgaacttaaaacatcaAGAAAACGTCGTGTTCTCTCCTATCCCGAAATTAAGGTCATTAAGTCTCCACGAATATGAAGTAATCTACAGTACACCTTTAGACGTCAGGACAAAGTTGAtgtcggctatgtgtaaccggggctttgaACATAGACatatacaactagagttccatgacctcatacctttgccaaaaggaatgttaaccttttcgagtagTCCTGCGTGTTGTGCTACTGCAGTGGTCTTGACACTCTTTGAGCTATGAGTGACATATGATCGATGTTTCTCATGGATtgtgcaaataaggtactcatttgcataaatcatatcagttgatcatcttctctccccaaataacacaagttgaaagtatgaaagtcttagcaatcttagcaaagaaggctattgaagcatttcttcataaatcatgtaatgaAAAGTCGgctactgcagttccaaaaatgctgttagggggcccaaacttgcagGACATATACTCACTCTCCTTCTATCTTCCACTAtataaaatcatgaccatagcatgtccagaacacgagatatcaaaaccaaaagttccgctgcagtaccacggcaagcagctagggggcccaaaatcgaacaATTTTGAGGTCCCAAGAAgacatacctacataccaacgaTAAAGACAATCCATGCAGGCCTTCTGGAGTTATCATGTGCACAGACACATGATtactgacgaaaacataaccttctaggcagaggtaattacatgtagatgcaaGTTATACAAAATAGTACTGATAAAAGAATACATCCCATCATTCCTGCGTTTGTAAAATAGGACTTAAACACATATATTTACATGACCAGATAtcaaacatgcaaataagggcctaaGTTGCATAATTATTATCAAAATGCCAAAACTCTTAAATGAACGCAATTATATATTTGAGACATGTGTAAGTCAGTGAATGGTGAACATTCACCATGCATGCATAAGATTTACAAAAGTTGAGAGGTtgcaaaacttttattttttcttccaGCATTCATGAATTATGTA encodes the following:
- the LOC136424554 gene encoding tripartite motif-containing protein 3-like, with the translated sequence MASNVISDLTDEFLVCRVCLEDFKQPKMLPCLHTFCQPCLEKLLATEPVGRLDCPTCRQDVTLPQSGVQGLKSNFLVGKLRDILQQQPKGKTSEAREDGVPCTVCEVGNSAQFYCVTTCTVQANVVLGNGGARLQLVRTAGEGGSGDGQFSAPTSLAVTSDGDIVVSDRFNSRLQFLGKDGSFKRKVDLGFWPWCVAALTNGELLVTGDGHRIHVLDKQGRESRAIHVTGAAETCKTTQGVAADGLGRIIVTIGHQFGDRGQGQQQLCSNLYVTVNSSQQIIVSDWDNHKIKIFDPAGRHLFTCGSFGSGPGRLYGPRCVITDSEDNIIVADNVNHRVSLFSRDGTFIRHVLTREEHGLYYPMGLTMTHDGHLVVSECFSKSINFFHVA